The Aedes albopictus strain Foshan chromosome 1, AalbF5, whole genome shotgun sequence genomic interval ccacaccattcgtagttgctactccgtgttcAAACCAACATGGATTTATGAATCTCGTGAAACGTTTACAAAAACTTAGAAGAACCTGTCAGAGCTTCGCTTTTGCTTTTGGGGTTTAAAACCTCCAGTTCAAGGATTTTTGGACTACGAAAAAACGTCCAATAATATTGAAGAATCGGGACAAAAACCTACCACTTGGACATCGGTTTAGTTCTTAGACATTTTGGTCTTAACGCATCATTATTCGCATCAGTAGATTTTAAAATTCGTCCCCTACAAAATTCAGTAAAGTTTTGAAAACACTTCCAACTTCCTAGATTTTTCAAACCACTTCTCAAATGTCAATCATGCCCGTCACGACAACATTTCACATTTTTCCTCTGGCTAGAGCTCAGAAAATTACCTCCATCGATGTACTGCTGTAGAGTAGTAGTTGGTAGATCCTTCCAAAAAACCAAGCAAAACGTGTTAGCCAGCAGTTCAAACATTCAACTCATCCAGTACACATGTCCGGAGTCACCCTCCGGTGCATGTGACATGAATCCTAAGAGGCGTTAAAATACTCACACGCGACTCTCCAACGGATGATGTCCCGTCAGTTCATTTTTCGCACCCaacccgaaaaaaaaattgtgtccAGGCTCAGGAACGATAACCAACCAACCATCCTTCGGCTCGCGTTGTTGTCGGTGTAAAATCAGTTCCGCATTGGTTTTTTTGGGTCCTATTTCGGCACGCCACCTTCTTCCGTGCTTGCGCGCGTAGTAGCTACATACCTACAGTTGAACACACTCGCTCACTCGTGCGGGATCGGTGTTAATTGCACCTAGTTAGTAGGCAGTAAAAACTGTCCAATTTGATTCGAGTTTCAAGACAATCAATGCGGACGTGGCATCCATCCACCTCTATGATCGTTCGTGCATGTGAATGAGAATTGTGACGTGTTTTCTTTCCTGCTTCGGATGATGCGGGGACCACActgggcagggatgccagattgtTTAACAAAATTCGCTATTAGTTTTCTGAATATTACGAATACTTGAAAGTGAAAACCAGATTGTTTCTTGTTAAATGGAGATCAACTTTACCGCATTTAGTATTACATCTGTGCTGGAGAACAGCCTTTTGAGTAATATCGTAAAATCTGCTTATCTGGCACTTCTGCACCCGTGGTTTAGCTCACATTACGTAACACTGGTACTCGAAGATAAGGATTGCAGGTTCTGCAGTACCAACCGAGGCAGCCGAGTACACATGTATGCACCCATGTTGCAACGCTGCTGGTTGTTGTCCACAGTCCTTACCATCGTCCTTCCTACCCCTCCAGTCTCTAGTTGTTGCTGAGCCAAGTCTGATGTCGCTTCCCGTTTCTGTTCGCTTGGCTTTGTCACTTTACCGGCAGCCGAAAAAAAAAGAGTATCAGCCTTTTGCAACATCCAAGTCGGATGAAAGCCCGGTTTTGCTTGGTGCCGCCGTCGTTGTCGGTCGCCGGTTGGAGGAGGTTTGCGTCAAGATAGCACGATTTGATAGTACCAGCCAGCCAACAGTAGCAGCGGCAGTAGCAGCAGACAAATGAAATATTGCATAGGACGTGCTGTATTTACAAGATTactttatgatgaagaatgacaGGGAAGGATGGGCTTTCTATACTTCTGGTCTGGTTTCGAATTGTTCGGCAGTTCTCAATCGGGTTTCGGGTTGGGATTCGTTCAACGAGCGGTCTTCGATGCTCTTACGCTGCTTATTGACACCGTTATAATTCTTGGATACCTCTATGATTAAAAATGTGACGATAATGACTAATTTTACTGAGAACCATACAGCTATAAGCCCCTACTAGCAGGGACCCCACATCTATGGCCCACCCTTGGCCGCTATTGAACATCCCTTGAAACTGCCTTTAAATCTCCATAGAATCAACCTGCAAACTTATTCCTTTATCTTTTTCTCTCTTCAAGTCTTCTCAAGTTTCCTCCTGGAGCGGCGTAGTCTTAGTTGTCTAAGTCAGTCGTGCTTACGTTCTCCAGACCACTAGAGTCATTATTGAAGTGCCACCTCACGTCGGTCAATATTTCCACCCTCAGCAGGAAGCTTTTGCGGGATGCGTTTAGCTtccggtagaacttccgtgtttcttgagaacgtcgCAACATTTCTATATCCACTCCTTTTCATCCAGGCGCCGTTTTTGTTCTTCCGTAagagcgggtctgctgtttctgtcTGTATCATTTCACGCTCTGACGGATTCCATgcagcagcattaccgcccgctatGCGTTCTTTTCATCGTCTAACCATTCGCTCCATTTGACTTCCCATCTGCAAAAAGGGTTGTCGCCCTTGGATAGCGGGGACTATCGCGCGATCTCACTACAGAGTGCTacttacaagatactctctcaaattttatgccaccgtctatcaccgattgcaagagagttcgtggggcaatatcaggctggattcatgggtgaacgcgctacaacggaccagatgttcgccatccgccaggggttgcagaaatgccgcgaatacaacgtgtccacacatcacttgttcatcgatttcaaatcggtgtatgatacaatcgatcgagaacagttatggcagattatgcacgaatacgaattccctgataaacttatacgattcatcaaggcaacgatggatcgagtgatatgcgtagttcgattatcagggacactctcgagtcccttcaaatctcgtaGAGGATAACGGCAAGGTAATGATCTTTCGTGGTTGAGAAGGTgttataaggagagcggggataaacacgagtcgaGGCCTAATGAACTTCGGCTGAATGGCCTGACAATGTGTTGCTATTTGAGTGTACACTGGCATACAAATatgtttattgtagcgaatgctcgcgggaaataatctacgctactcttagaacctcagagtgccattctgataacttagcaacatttacTTGGTGATCTACGTCATTCAAACAATTCTGGaaataagaccttcaagctctacaaactCTGCTCTTGCGTCACTTTGCTTTatcgataattctttcacgattatgtCTGCAGTATCTCATAATATTTCGAGTATCTCTTTGTGTTATTTGTGCATCTACtgcaactcctgcaggagttcatcgggaattcctgcgggatttgctcgagaattcctccgagagttccccgaggattcctttggaatcccccaaggatttctacagatttttttttctcaggattcttccaggaagttctccagggattcctccaagaattttcttggtaattcctctggaaattcctctggggattccttaacgaattcccCCATGGGTTCCTACATGGACTGATCCATGAATACATTCAGACATACCTCcagagcttcttcaggaatttatctaggatttccttgaataacttatcctgggatttcttcaggtatttctcaagggattcttccagaaattcctccagggattcttccagagtttcctccaggaattcctccagggattttctccgAGTAATTTTCCCGggcaatttcaccagaaatacctccaggactttctctaggaataactgttaattcatctagaaattcatcaagggatttcttcggaaattccttatcggtgtccttcaaaaattcttccaggggttcctccaggaattcctcctgaaaaacatcccggaatttctccagcaattccaacaggggctcttttctcctgaaattcattaaCAAACTccctcagtaatttctcaaggacttcctccagggattcctccgggaattccttcaggaattcctccagaatatactCCAAGACAGATATATTCTAGAAACCCCTCCAGcacattctacaggaattccatctggaattaccacaggatttccttcaaagaatccaaaaattacttcaggaatttctctacaaattcctctaggaattcctcgaggatatactccaggatgtattcctgaaattcttccagcaaatacaacagaaattccttcaagaattacttcaggaattcccccagtaaTTATCCCTGCAAATACTCTATGATTTACTCCTGGAATTACTActggaatttcctgtagaatagaAATGGTTCTAGGAAACTCTCTAGCGATTCCCAcaagaaaaaatccaagaattcctccaagaattcctccaggaaattcctcctggaatccctccaagaactattccaggaaatcatccaggaattactccaaggatcatTCCATGAACTCtaacaggaaatactccaggaaatcctccaggaattcctacagaaaaaaaaaatcctgagaggattcctgtaggcatttgtggaggaatttctaaaggatttccgtGATAAATGTTCCGTTGACAAATCCCTGgatgggagcgtccataaattacgtcacgcttttaaggGGAAGGGgattcagtaaagtgtgacgacccttacaaaaatttcagaggtttcatacaaaaagtgtaacaTAGGCGGGAGGGGGTGGTGctgaaaatgggaaatttttgcgtgacgtaatttatggacgttcccctagagaaatttataaaggaatccctggccaaattgctggatggattcttggaggaatttgagaCAGAATTATCGGAGCaggtcttgcagaaattcttataagagttcatgttggaattcttgaaaaaagttctggAGACAGTCCTAgacagattcttggagaaattctcagcaGAATGTTTGGAACAATCTGGAgacattcttggaaaaattcctggtgaaatttctggagattgtttggaggaattcttggagaaattcctggagaaattcttggaaagattcttggaagaagtctcggagtagtttctggagaaattcctgaaggaattctcagaggaatccctggagttatccCAGGATTATTttctcctgggaggaatttctggaggtttcctgaagaatttcttgaggaattgtttgagaaatttcttgaagaattttgggagaattcctgaaggtaatataagaggaattcctggatgcttttctggagtatttcctgaaggaacttccagagtaatttctgggggaatttctgagggattccctgatagaattccaagaaaaaatcattaaaacattactgaaagagttcctgggggaattcctggagtaattcttgaagaagtttctgaagtaatttcgggaggagtttttgaagtaattccttaataaagttttggaggagtttctgagaaaatccctgaaggaattctcggatgaattgttaaagtaattccaggaatattttcttaaggaatttctaatggtttCCAGAaagatcctggaggtattcatgaaggaatgtctggagaaattcttgaaaaaatgtcataaaaaaaatcctagggaatccctggaagaaatcttcgaggaattcctgaagaaaaccctggaggatttcctgaagtaatttcgttataaattccttgaaaattttcaacacgaatttctggcgaaatgccTCAAAGTTATctcggataaatccctggaataattcttggaaaaatattcctgaagatttcctgtaggattttggagggatcttggaggaattcctggaaaaaatcctatagggatgcttggagaaattcctagaggaattcttggaaaaatagctggagaaataaattctcgaagttttggaggaattcctgaagaaattcttggaagaatacctacctagttcatacaaaaaaaattgtgtGGGCCGTGGTCTTTGCTCAGAATCACAACCAAGCAGCAATTTATAATGTTtccattaaatttattgaaaataacttcaaattttatgctctCTGGAGATGTTTGTATTACATtttcaaaatctgtatttttctgtactctgtatcttgtctgtatagaaggtttaaaatctgtataatacagataaatctgagaGATCTTTGAGGACTTCACAGACTCTTGAGTGAGCTTCACTGGGGTTccgagggtttcagaggcatttcaaggcgctACAAGGCGCTACAATGCGTTTTAGAGCGTTTGTAGAGGTATCAGGATGTTTCCAAGGCTCTCAacctctaaaggaatatctggaggaatccctgaaaaaattcttgaaagaagcctCGAAAATACTTGTAGTaatcccttcaggaaatcctggatCAAACTTTGGGGTGTgcgattcccggaggaaacctTGGCTTCAGGGTGTTTCCAggacgtttcatggggtttcaggatgcctgatttgcacggcgaacaaggatcatacgacgggcgggcctaaatgtccacgtccaggcacgcgaggaggtcgaaccaacAGACGGCCCAttccgcatccctcccgataacgggaaccgggtagcggataaggctaagcCAGCGGCGATCTGTTCAACCGGTAATTTTCCGGTCCAGGGAATAATTTACACGtgacacgagggcttcgcaataccgaaagatcaacggggtgtactattGCAGTCGTTATGCCTccccccaggtggccgatagactagttctcgtctatgctggatttgCTATCAAGCATACTAGTGGAATgaagtcccgtggtcatcgatgGAGACTTCAACggctgggcgattgagtggaatagtcgcttgactaacgcgagaggctaaatatggctagactgaacgtagaTGTCACGAACGTAGGCCACAAAAAAACCTACAGTGGGAACGTTGCACAGTCCATCATTGGTGTGACCTTCTGGAgaccgggtctaaaccctagcgcGAATTGGAGGGTCAACGATGGATACATGCAAGGTGACCATCTGGCGAATCGATACAGGGTGGaaaacggaggaagacggccacagccgaaggtgaTCGACTtcatcgaggatggctgacctcgcgtaACACCGACGATCAAGTGAAGATCTAGTCAAAACATTAAGCCGTGCAGGTTACGtcgcaatgccaaggcgatccctacccagaaattaacgcaaaccggtatactagtgatgtccagaaatcgcagaactccgcgcatcctgcccaAGAGCTAGaaagaggatgcaaagagctcgcactgaTGAGAATAGATTGGAAAGAAATGAggtctacagggcggctaaactggtacTGAGCAAAAACATTAAGGCACGTAAGCGTGCGTGCTtcaaaaatctctgccaggcagccaacacgaccccttgtTGGGGTGATGCCTAAAGAGTGGTCATGACCAAAATGAAGAATGCGTCAGCACCCTCAGAccgctcccccgagatgctgcagaagatcgtggaaaaactgttcccacgccacgatacaagaccatgggcctccGTCTCCTATGACCAAGCCGGCCAAAGCGAGGTCGCCGCGGTAACAAATGACGTGCTCAATGCAATAaagaagtcgcttaagttgaacaaggatCCGGGTCCGGACGACTTCTTCAACCCTAGTAgggtgttggggtcaatatgatccccaaacaggcacgctgaacatgcactacgtcatcgtggtgcgaaaatcctAACACCTTAGAAGGTTTAATATTTTTGTACGGATGATTTCTCCAAAATCTCGGAAGCAAACCAGCTATTTTGCGTTTGGTAAGCTTTAAGCTGAaaataatttatatttaataatttGTTCACACTTCTCTACGTTACATCTTACAATTTTTGGTGAACCTTGGCAATGTAATTCAAAGTACAGTATAATGTTTTTTCGACCGTCACTGTTGGGTTTGATCTGCGTGTAAAGGGTAGCCTTAAGGTTAGATTTGaggttttatatcataattttacATACTCACGGTCGATTTTAATTACTGGGGTTTGTCTTCGTTGTACGAAGAGTATTATTAAGAAAAGTAGTTTTAGTTGCACGTAAACCTAGATTTAAGATCAATTCAATTACTATAAGGCAATTCATTCTCACACGTTTGTTTACCTGTGCACGTAAATAATTACTTTAATTTTAGGAAGATTTAAACCAGTTAGCACTGATCCGCACTGATCTAACTGATGAAATGATGTTGCGTTATTTAAACGAAAAGTATGTCACAATCTCACTTTGGATTTTTGGATTTCTATTGTGTTCTTATTTCCTAGTTTGTTGACGTCTGGTCATTTGGTGGTCATTGTGTTCGCCGCATCGTAGTGTGCGGTTATCGGTGGCGTGGTTTGCTGATGGACCACAAGTAATTGCCTCATCGGCCACAATGACACAGTGGTGGGGATCCGCATCGTAACATCCCCCACCCGTGAACCTGATTGGAATCCtggatcctctctggagccaccatgttgaACGCCATCAGGTTCACTGCTCTCTACGATGTCCAGTAGAGCTAGCTTCACCGCGGGTCTTCGTAATACTCCTGATGCTGTGCGTACTTCTGCTTGACGCACTCGTCCATCTCTCCCGGCGATGACCTTTTCTACACGTCCACGAATCCAATGATGACGTGCTGTTCCTCCAACAACAAGAACCAGATCACCAATTTTCAGGTCCCGCGTTTCCGCAAACCATTTGGTCCGACGAGTGATGACCGGTGCGTACTCTTTAACCCACCTACGCCAGAACTCGTCGCAAATCCATTGGGCCAGCTTCCAGCTACTCCTTAGATCTCCTCGTTGTAGCATTGGCTCGGATGGCAGAATCTTCAGGCCACTGGAGTTTCCCAACAGAAAGTGGTTGGGCGTGAGCGATTCTTGATCTGCTGACTTAAGGGGAATGTAGGTGAGAGGCCTGGAGTTTATGATGAACTCGGCTTCCACCAAGATTGTTTCCAGGGTTTCATCGTCTGGTTTTCGGGGGGCATCCGCAACCGCTCCAATTGCGGTTTTCACTGAACGTACAAGACGCTCCCAGGCTCCGCCCATGTGCGGCGCCGCCGGAGGGATGAACATCCATTTTGTTCTGGCACTTGTAAAAGATGACGCCAGAGCTTCGATCCGCTCACGCTGCTTCTCTAAGACATTGCCCGCACCCTGGAAGTACGTTGCGTTGTCGCTGTAGATTTCAGCTGGCGGACCTCGCCGTGCAACAAACCGCCGCACTGCCATGATGCACGATTCAGTTGACAGATTGTGCACTACTTCGATATGCACCGCGCGCACTGTCAGGCAGGTAAATACTGCCACCCAACGTTTAACTTGGCTCCTTCCAACTCTGACGAAAACCGGCCCGAAATAATCTACTCCAACGAATGTAAATGGTCGGACGAAAGCTTGCAGTCGAGCCAGTGGAAGTGGAGCCATTGCTGGAGGTTGTGGACGACTTTTCTTCACGCGACAAAGGGCACATTCCCTTGAAACCTTCTCGACGAGACTTCGCAGCTTTGCCACTTCAAATCGTTGCCGCATTTCGTTGACGACAGTTTCCCTGTTTGCATGGCGAAAGCGGCGATGATAGTAGTCCGTTATAAGTTTGGTAATGCGATGATGCCGGGGCAAAACAGCAGGGAATCTGGCTTCGACTGGTGCGAATGTTGCAGCGCCAATACGGCCCCGCATCCGGAGGATCCCTTGGTCGTCCAGATACGGCCATACTTTGAAAATCGGGCTTGATTTGGACACGCAAGCGTGCCGCGTATCCGGTGATCCTTGCGTCGGAGACAGGACCgttatttcttcaggaaagcAGTCCGCTTGAGCTACTTTCCACAACGCTTCCTCTGCGCGCTTCAATTCAGTTTGGTTGAGAACGCCTAGCTGTAGTGCTGAACCGCTCCGTTTATGACGAAGATTGTCTACGAAACGTAAAGCATACGCCATTGCCCGCTGCATCCTCTCATACCGGCAGAATCTTGTGGCTTCAATCAGTGGGACTGCTGACCAGTGCGCATGAACTGGCCGAAGTTCTTCCTGGGTCGAAATATCTTGACGACGTTCCGGCCAATGTTCTTCACTTTGATAAAGGAAAGATGGACCACGAAACCACGGATTTTGTGCTTGAAATACAGGACCTTTTCCCCACTTGGTGGCCATATCTGCTACATTGGCTTTTGTCGGGACCCATCTCCAGTCTTGAGGATCACTCAGTGTCAAAATTTCGCCCACTCGAACCGCAACAAACTTCTGGAACCGGCGGTGGTCTGATAGAATCCACGCTAGTACGGTTGTGGAATCGGTCCACAGATAGCGTTTAGACACCGGAAGTTCATGATTGCTCAGAACAGATTGAAGGTATTGAGCACCGAGAACAGCAGCCTTCAACTCTAATCGTGGGATGGAAAGAGTCTTTAGGGGCGCCACTCTACTTTTCGATCCAACCAGAGCTACTTGTACACCACTTTCACTAACTAGTCGGAAGTAAACGACGCAGCAGTATGCTGTTTCCCTAGCGTCAACGAATACGTGGACCTCTAATCGATTGTCATTGCTGGAATAAATGGTGGGGAAGTAGCACCGTGGAATCCTTAATGTGTTCAACTGATCGAAACAATCCACCCATTGGCGCCATTGTCGAATGTGGTTTTCGTTGATCGGTTCGTCCCAACCTGTTCCAGAGGCCCAAATTCCTTGGATGAGGACCTTTCCTTGAATGAGGAAGAAAGAGACCAGGCCTAGCGGGTCAAAGAGGCTCATAACGACCCGAAGTATTTCTCGTTTCGTGGGAACGTGGTTGTGTTTGAGAAGCCATTGGAGATCTTCACGAAGGTTGACGGTGTACGTGAAGCAGTCTACACTGGGCATCCATTTCATCCCCAAAACCGATTCCGTGTTTTCAGCCCTCTCCAAGGCCAATTCCTTCATTGGATCTCCTGATTTTTCTCCGATACCTTGCAGAACTTCCCCAGGACAGGAAATTACGAAGCTCGAATCCTCCCTTTGAATGAACGAGTTTCACCTCATTCACGGCTTCTGTAGCTTCCTGGACTGTCTGGAAGCTGTCCAGGTAGTCGTCTACGTAGTGGTGCTTGGTGATGGCGACCGCAGCTCGTGGATATTGCTCGGAAAACTCTGCGGCGTTTAGGTTTTTTACAAATTGGGCTGATACGGGCGAACATGTAGACCCAAACGTCGCAACATCCATCACGTATATTTTGATATCTTCTGACGGAGTGTCACGCCACAGAAAGCACTGAGAGAGACGGTCTTGTTCCCTGATTTTAATATGGTGGAACATTTCCCGTATATCACCACACACGGCTACCGGGAATTGGCGAAAAGAGCTGAGTACGGCGAGCAATGGTGTCAGCAGGTCAGGACCCTTTAGGAGTTTAGAATTGAAGGAGACAGATCCCACTGTAGCTTTGGCATCCCAAATCAACCGAACTTTCTGCTTTCTGGGATGTTGAACTACTCCTAACGGCAGGAACCACAATCGGCTGCGATCCACTGAGTCCAGCTCCGCTTGAGTCGCCCTGTGCGCGTAGCCTTTACGCTCGTAGTCATGAATCTGTTCACGTACTCGATCTCCGAGCTCCGGCTGTTTGGAAAATTTCCTTTCCAATCCCACCAATCGTCTAGTCGCCATCGGGTAGCTGTCAGGGAATTCTGGATTATCTATTCGCCATAGAAGTCCCGTCTCGAAACGGTCACCAATGCGTCGAGTCGTCTGTTCGAGAATCATCCTCGCTCGTTTATCTTCCTCCGATTCTAGGGTTTCGTTGCGATTGAAGAGGCCGTCATTCTCCAAGGTGAAAAAATCTCGCAACTGCTCGTTCAATAGGTGATCCGTATCCGCAGCTTCCACGGTGTGAAAATTAACCAAAGCTGCGTTTTCTCCTCTGTCACCAGCACACCCATAAACGGTCCACCCTAGGCGACACTTTGCAGCAATTGGATCGTTCGGTCCACCCTCACGAAGTTTCAGTGGAGCGCCTAGACGAAGGTTATCCAAGCCGATCAGAAGCTTCGGCTGAACATTTTCATAACTCTCCATTGGGAGACCGCGGAGGTGTAGGAAACGCTGAGACAATTCTCCGTAGTTGAGCTGCTGACTGGGCAGAAATAGACAGCTGACTGTCCTGGCTTGACGAAGATCGAACTTCTCAGAACCACACTTCCCTGATATTCCCAAGTTCACCTCCTGGGACCTGGACTCATTCCGCTTAACGTTACCTGTCCACTGGAGAGTTAAAGCTTTCACGGGACCTTTTACACCCAGCTGCTTCGCAACGTTGTCTTCCAGCAGGGTGATTTCCGAACCTTCGTCGATGAAAGCGAATACCGACACGCTTCTGCCTTCGTTGTATAGGATGACAGGCAGTATGCGGAACAAGGCTTTCGGTGAAGGTGTATGGGTAGAAGAATAATTGACATGGTGTGTCGATGAAGGAGAGTGAAGAAGAGTATGGTGCTTCAGTCGGCACCCATCTACCGCACAGCCTTGCCATGACTTGCAAGGCCATTTGCCGTGGCTGTTCAGACATGTTCTGCATAAGCCCTTCTTCTGAATAGTCTTCCACCGCTCGTCGACGTTCAGCTCTTTAAACTGAGAGCAATCCGCCGCCCTGTGACCTTCGCgagtacagacaccacagattttaGTCGGCTTCCGAGGTTGTCCTGACGAATTCGGTTTATTGCTTGGACTATCGCTTTGCGAATGTGCATGGATCCCGGCACTCTCCCTTCCTTTTTTGCTTTTAGTGCTTATACGTTTTCTCGTGGACTGGAAGCTCGAAGCTCACCGCACTCGCTGCGTTGACCTGCTTTTCCATGAAGCGCCCAAAGGTCTCTAAGTCTGCCAACGGTTGTTGGCCCTTGAAGGAAGCCCACTCCATTTTCATCGAGCCTGGGAGCTTATCTACCAACTCCTGCATCATCATGGGGTTGGTGAGATGTTGCTGTAACTGTAACCGACAAAATTGCCAACTGCCAAACCGAATTCGATAATTGTTTCCAATTTGTCTTGTCTTGGACCTGGTGTACGACGAACCTTTTCGAGTAGTGATTTGAGTAGCAGCTCTGGTCTACCGTAACGTATACGCAGTGTCTCGATAGCGTGAGGCACGCTCTCTGGCAGCAGAAGTTTGCTGCAGACCGACTCTTTCGCGTGTCCAGTCAGGCACTGCTGAAGCCTAATCAGGTTTTCAGCGTTTGTGTAGCCGCAAGCAGCGGTCGACTGTTCATAGCTACTGATGAACATAGGCCAGTCAATTGGGTTGCCATCGAATCTGGGCAACTGTTTCCCAACTACCTGCCGCGCTGCAAGCTGTTGCGACTGAAGAACGATGGATTGTTCAGCCATAGCTGGCTGCTGAATTGGATCT includes:
- the LOC134289484 gene encoding uncharacterized protein LOC134289484, encoding MSEQPRQMALQVMARLCALFRILPVILYNEGRSVSVFAFIDEGSEITLLEDNVAKQLGVKGPVKALTLQWTGNVKRNESRSQEVNLGISGKCGSEKFDLRQARTVSCLFLPSQQLNYGELSQRFLHLRGLPMESYENVQPKLLIGLDNLRLGAPLKLREGGPNDPIAAKCRLGWTVYGCAGDRGENAALVNFHTVEAADTDHLLNEQLRDFFTLENDGLFNRNETLESEEDKRARMILEQTTRRIGDRFETGLLWRIDNPEFPDSYPMATRRLVGLERKFSKQPELGDRVREQIHDYERKGYAHRATQAELDSVDRSRLWFLPLGVVQHPRKQKVRLIWDAKATVGSVSFNSKLLKGPDLLTPLLAVLSSFRQFPVAVCGDIREMFHHIKIREQDRLSQCFLWRDTPSEDIKIYVMDVATFGSTCSPVSAQFVKNLNAAEFSEQYPRAAVAITKHHYVDDYLDSFQTVQEATEAVNEVKLVHSKGGFELRKVLIQGIWASGTGWDEPINENHIRQWRQWVDCFDQLNTLRIPRCYFPTIYSSNDNRLEVHVFVDARETAYCCVVYFRLVSESGVQVALVGSKSRVAPLKTLSIPRLELKAAVLGAQYLQSVLSNHELPVSKRYLWTDSTTVLAWILSDHRRFQKFVAVRVGEILTLSDPQDWRWVPTKANVADMATKWGKGPVFQAQNPWFRGPSFLYQSEEHWPERRQDISTQEELRPVHAHWSAVPLIEATRFCRYERMQRAMAYALRFVDNLRHKRSGSALQLGVLNQTELKRAEEALWKVAQADCFPEEITVLSPTQGSPDTRHACVSKSSPIFKVWPYLDDQGILRMRGRIGAATFAPVEARFPAVLPRHHRITKLITDYYHRRFRHANRETVVNEMRQRFEVAKLRSLVEKVSRECALCRVKKSRPQPPAMAPLPLARLQAFVRPFTFVGVDYFGPVFVRVGRSQVKRWVAVFTCLTVRAVHIEVVHNLSTESCIMAVRRFVARRGPPAEIYSDNATYFQGAGNVLEKQRERIEALASSFTSARTKWMFIPPAAPHMGGAWERLVRSVKTAIGAVADAPRKPDDETLETILVEAEFIINSRPLTYIPLKSADQESLTPNHFLLGNSSGLKILPSEPMLQRGDLRSSWKLAQWICDEFWRRWVKEYAPVITRRTKWFAETRDLKIGDLVLVVGGTARHHWIRGRVEKVIAGRDGRVRQAEVRTASGVLRRPAVKLALLDIVESSEPDGVQHGGSREDPGFQSGSRVGDVTMRIPTTVSLWPMRQLLVVHQQTTPPITAHYDAANTMTTK